In the Pedosphaera parvula Ellin514 genome, TTCTCCTGTCCGTGTTCACTCTGGTGCTGCCGGTTTTGGCAGTTCTCGTTTTGGCAATAGTCATGTTGTTTGCCGTGAGGTGGGCGGTGCGCAAGTGGCGCAAGCGTCAGTTGAAGACGACCCGTGTTATGGCAACGGGATAGGCAAGGCTTCACGGTCCAGCCGTCGACCTGTTTTCAAATAGGAGTTGAAATGCACAGTTTCAACTCCTTGCTTTTTCACCTATTCAAATGCAGAGGTGGCAGGCTTCTTTGCGACCGAGGCACTGGCTTTTACCAGCTCGCCCGGTTTTAGAATCTCCAGATCGTGAATGGACCAGAACCAATGTTGAGATCTCCCGGTTTGAGTAATGCGGATGAATTTGGTTTTGGCGGGAGCAAAGGAAATGTCAGTCATCCAGGTTGTCCCATGTCCGGCGGCAACGGGCTGGCCCCATGTCTGGCCATCGTTGGACAGCTCTACTTTATAGCCGCGCGGAAAATCGTGAACCGAGCTTCCGGCGTTGAGTTCGATGCCGGTGATGGTTGTTTCCTCCGGTAATTCGATTTGGAACCACATGCCGGGCTTTTCCTGAGTGCCGGTGGAATAACGAGTGCTCAAATCGGCGTCGATGGCCAGCGCGGCAGTGGCGGAGCCATGACTGGCCGTGAGTTTCCATTGATTGCGATTGGCGAGCCGATGCGGCAATGAGGTGTTCAGTTCAGCAATGGTCCAAGGTTCGGCGCGATCTTTCAGTTCGGCGCGGACGCGGGCTACTTCATTTGGATAAATCATGGATGATTCGTTGCCGAAGCTGTTGCGGACATAGGATGTGACCGCGGCAATCCAGCCATCATCATTACTTTCCATCGGAACCATTTGCGCGTCGTACGTCTTCCCTGCCACCGGGCCGGCGAGTCCCTTCAGGACAACTCTGATAATGCCTTCGTGCGATGCATTGACCGTTTTGGAACCGGCCAAAGGCGGGGCCATGGTGGCACCGGGTTTGCCCCCCTGCAATGGCATGCCTTTGCCATCGGAACCGTGGCAGGAGAAACAAAGCTCCTTGTAAACCGCTTCGCCGCGGGTCATCAACTTTTTATCATCAGCGGTCAATTCAGTCGCGGATGAGGAAGAAGGTCTCAGCAACTGGTTGCCAATTTCCTTTACGCCACTGGAGGAGGTTGAGGCGAGGGTCGTTTCAATGAGTTTGGTGTAATCGGGCCATGTCAGAAGGTTGGCGGTCATGAGCACTTGAAGGACCACATTGGGATCGGAATCGCCGGTCAGTTGCTGGATGTCGGGAACCAGGGATTTGTCATTTCTTTTGTAAAGCGTTTCGCTGGTACGAATAGCCGCGATGCGCACCTGGGGATGTTCATCTTTGAGCTTTTCGCGGATCAATGCGGGTTCGAGGGCGCCCAGCCCTTCGAGGGCCCAAAGAGCATGGATGCGGGCGAGGTGATTCGTGCTTGTTTGTGCCATGATGGTGAGTGCTGGAGCCACCGATTTGTCGCCACGCAGAACGAGCAGTTTTTGGGCGGTATCACGCCACCAGCCATTGGGGCTTTCCAAATGCGTGACGAGCTGTGCGGGACTCTCATCCAGGAGATGTGATGCGGCACCAGGCTGAAAATCCTTGTGCACCAGCCGCCAGATGCGGCCGCGACCAAAGTTTTTTTCCAAACCATATTTTTGGACCTTGGGACGCAGAAAAGAATCTTTCTTCACCCAGTTGCCTTCCTGAATGATGCCGCGATACATGTCGACGATGTATAACGTGCCATCGGGCGCAGTGGTCAGGTTGACCGGACGGAAATTGGGATCCGTGGAGCGGATAAATTCCGATTTCTCGTAAGGGTTACTGAGACGGGTGATACCGTCAACCACTTCAACTTTGGCGCGACGGATAAGGCGTCCGACGGGTTCGCAGAAGAGGAGATCACCGCGTAAATCGGTGGGCAACTGGTCACCGCGAAAGATTTCACCGCCGCAAGTGGCGGTAAAGTGATTGAGCGTATTATCCTGAGGCCGGAAGCGAATGGTGCCACCCTGGACATCAGCGAGGCCGACCAGGGGCCAGACTTCGGCAAAACCCGGGGCAAACTGGCCGTTGGCAGAAAAGGCGCCATAAACTATGGGTTCCTGAAAATGGAGCGGCCCGAGTTCACCGCCGGCATTGACGAACCAGAGCTTGCCATAATTATCCTGCGCAATGCCCCATTGGCCGCCGTTCGAGGCGGTCCATTCCCGAACAGTGTTGGTTCCCTCCTGCCGGAGGCGGATGGCATTAACGGACATGTAAATCCAATTGTCCAAATCCCAGATCAGCCCGCCTTGTTGATGTTCCAGATTGCCGCCCCTGGCGCCACCGGCATAGAAAAGTTCCTTTTTGTCCGCGACACCGTCGCCATTGGTATCCCGGTAAAGCCAGAGATCATTGCTATCGGTCAAATTGACCAGCAAGCCATCTGCCATCGGCAGGATCATGCGTGGAAGGATGAGGTGATCAATGAATACGGTGTGTTTATCGAATACACCATCACCCTTGCTCGACCAATGAAGCGACACGCGGCCTTTGGGTGAGTATTCGTCCGTGCCATCAATGTCCTGCATGTAGGTGCGCATTTCCGCGACGAACATGCGGCCGTTGCCATCGAAAGCCGAAACGACCGGCTCCTTGATGATGGGATCGCTCACAACCAGTTGGAGGGAATAGCCGTCGGGCAACTGAATGGTTTTGGCTTCCTCTTCCGGTGAGAGATAAGGAGTGAAACCGGGAGCAGGTGCATCAGCAGCGAAGGATTGCGGACAAAATCCCAAGGTCGCCACCAACAGCAAATACAGCAAAGGACATTTCATATTCACAAAGAAATCAGGCTTATCTTTTTAAAGCTGAATGTATGCGACGAAAATTTGCAAGGCTCTGTTCATTAAATCGGGATCATAATCCGGAAATTACGGATGGTAAGAATCGTCAAAGATGCTGCTGAAGTACGCCGGATGGCGTTCGTAAGAGACGAGGGACATGTTGGAGCGTGGCTGCGCGGGGGATTCGATGGTGACAGCGGTTAATGCAATGCGCAGGCCAGGTCATTGGCTAGAATCATTTCAATCAGTTCCTCCACTCCCGTTCCGTGGCCCGCCTTGGTAACAAATTGAGCCCGTTGTTTGAGTGAGTCGAGAGCGTTGGCAACTGCCACGGTGCACCCGGAGATGCGTAGGAATGCAAAATCATTCTCCGCATCCCCCACCGCAACAGTTGCGACCGGAGGAATGTGCAGTTCAGTGAGCGCTGCTTGCAGGCCGGTGGCTTTGTCCACGTTGGCGGGAAGAATCATCACATCGCCCTTGTTCAGGATGACCTGCAAGCCAAGGTTGAGTTCCTTGATCGCCCGCTGCACGACTTCCTTGTAAGATTCATGGGTGGCGACGATTACCCGGCCGAGGGATAAGGGATGGACTCCACGTTCCCGCAACAGGTCGACGAATTGCCTTGGCGGTGGGGTAGCCAGAACTCTGGATTGTTTCCGAGCGGGGTGATAGAGCAGGGCACCGTTTTCGGCGATGACATAATCAAAAATGTTCAGTGTAGGAAAGACCTTCAGGAGATCGGGCAACTCACGTCCGGTGACCAAAATTATTTTGCGACCGGAGTCTTTCAGGCGTTGCAGGGCGGCAATGGTGGGATCAGCCACATTCCCATGCCACGCGATGGTGCCATCGAAATCGGTAGCCAAGGCCAGGAAGCGCATGCGGTTAATGATGTTTCTGCCACTTTTCCCAAGCCTGACTGGCGGCGCCCAGGGCGACTGCGTCGCCTTTTAATTGGGCCAGCCTGACCTTGAGGACTTCGCTTACCTCCGGAATGAGATACTCGCGGAGGCCGGTTTCCAACTCGGTGTGCACCAGTTCCGGCATTTCCATGGCGAGTCCTCCACCAATGACCAGCATATCAGGGTTGAGGAAATTGATGATATTGGAGAGCGCAATGCCGACCACGCGCATGCGGGCGCGCAGCATTTCCTCAATCCGATGATCCCCGTGTTGGATGGCGCGTTTGAGAACGCCCCAGGTGATCTGGGCAAGATCCGTGCCGACTTTGTTGTGGAGATAAGGAGCCCAGTCCTTTACCGCCATCACCAGGGCCTCACTGGCAATCGAGGCCTTGCTGGCAATACGATCGACAATGCCATGGCTCAAGGCGGCCTCCCGTCCGCCGATCGGCTGGGCCAGAATACCGCCCACCTGGCCACCCATGCTGGAAGAACCAGAGTAAAGCCTGCCATTGATGATGGCGGCACCGCCGACACCAGTACCGAAAAAAACGCCGAGGACGTTTTTGTAACCAACCGCAGCGCCGTGTTTAAATTCGCCGTAAATGCCCGCCTGCACATCGTTGCCGATAGTGACCTCAGTGTTGTGCTCCTTCTGTAGATATTTTCCAATGGGATAGTTTTCCAGACAGAGCAGATTGGGCGATTTGACGATGCTCAGCTTTTTTTGATCGACAAGGCCGGCACAGCCGATGCCGATGGTGACGAGTTTATGCTTTTTGATCTCCGCGCTTTTTTGCAGAGATTTGGTGGCATTCAGAAGATTTTTCGTGAATTCGTCGCAACCTTCCTCGGGGGCGGTTTTAAATTTTATGGACTTAAGCGGCCGGCAGTTTTCATCGACGAGTACGCAAAGTGTTTTGGTGCCTCCCAAATCTATTCCCAAAGCGGCTGGTTTGTTCATGAGCACTTTCGGGATGATAATAACTCAAAGGAGCTGGTTTTTGTATGGGGCATTGTGCGGAGGCCCGGAGCTTGCAGGACTGGAAAAAAGAAGTCTTATTTGCTTTTCTGCGGACTGGGCAACCATACGATGAAAACATATGGGGACATACAATGCGTTTTATATTCGGACCACTCCGCAGGCTGATTTATCCGGAATACAGGCGAGGTTTCCACGCGCAAAGATTGAGTTGGGAGCGCAATTCATCGGCGCTTCGTTGCCGGCGGATGATTATGAAGCTCCAGAAAGCGGCTTGGCGGACCTATCCAAAGACTACAGCACAGATGTATTTTGGTTGGCTTTTCAGAGTTCCGTGGATGCCTTCCAGTTTCACCATTGGAAGGTTGGGGTCATGGTTCGGTCGCTTGTTTATGGTTGTTTTCAAGAAGAGAGAACCTGGGAGCGGGTGGAGGGGATCCGCGAGCCATGGGAGAAGCTGGTGTTTTTTGATCCCATGAAGTTGGAAAGAGAGTTGAAATATCTGAAAACCGAACCAGAAAAGCATGCTTTGGAACGAATCTGGCGCGAAGAGGAAATTGTGGCCGGAAGTACTGAGCCGGGATTGGATGCACGAGATTGCGCGTGGGAAATAGCAAAACATTATGGATTTCCGGGGTGGACATGAGGCCGGTTTCACAGCTTGTTTTGACTGAACTTAATCCAGTAGGATTGCCTTCAAATAGTATGATGATCATCTGGCGAGGTTTGGGATTTCTGGTATTGGCAGTGGTTTTGGCCTGTGCACTTTTGGGTAACCTGATTTTCGATGCAGTGGAAGGACATGGTTACTTCGAAGCCCACCGCTGGCCTTTGGCATTGTCGCTGATTGTTGCGGCGGGGGTGTGCTGGAGTTTGGGAAATTACCTGCAGCAATGGTCGGTCGCAAAAGATAAAAATCAGGGTGATGAATCTGCCGGTACGTGGCCGAGACATACACTGTTTTTTATTCCGATGCATTACTGGGCGCCAATATTGCTGGTCATTGCCCTGTATCAGACTTTGGTGAGGTGATTGTATGGATATGGGTGCTCTGCCCATGGGTTCGGTGAGGGGTGAATCCAGCATTCGTGAATTCTAGCCTTTCGTTGAATGCCAATTTGGTGTTTAATAACAGAACTTTATGAGCAAAACGGCATTGTTATTTGCAGGTCAGGGCGCCCAGGTGGTGGGGATGGGCAAGGATTTGGCTGAGGCTTTTCCGACGGCCAAGGCATGGTTTGAAAGAGCCAATGCGGTGCTGGGCTATGACTTGGCGAAGATCTGTTTTGCCGGGCCGGAAGCGGACTTAACGAAGACGGAACATGCACAACCGGGGATCTTCCTGGTGAGCTGGATTGCGTATCATTTGTTGCGTGAGCGCGTTCCCGGTTTGAGCTTTGAGGCGACGGCTGGTTTGTCGCTGGGGGAATTTACGGCATTGGCAGCAGCCGAGACATTCGGCTTCGAAGATGGTTTGAAGGTGGTGCGTCAACGCGGCCAGTACATGCAGGAGGCGTGCGAAGTGACCAAGGGCGGGATGGCAGCGATCATTGGGTTGGATGAGGCGGTGACGCGAGAGGTTTGTGAGGCGGTTGGCGTGGAGTTGGCGAATTTGAACTGCCCGGGCCAACTGGTGATTTCAGGTGAGGCGGAAAAAATTGACCAGGCTTGTGAATTGGCGAAAGGCAAGGGAGCGAAGCGGGCGATGCCGCTGAGCGTCGCGGGAGCGTATCATTCGAAGCTGATGGCCGGTGCCCAGCCGAAATTGCAGGCGTCTTTGGCACAGATCCAATTGCACGACACGAAGGTGCCGGTAATTTCGAATGTAACCGCCAAGCCTCATGGGCGGGTGATGGATATCCAGATGCGCCTGGTGGAGCAGGTGACATCGTCGGTGCGTTGGGAGGAGTCGATGCGTTATTTGCTGTCGCAAGGCTTCACCCGCTTTATTGAACTCGGGCCAGGCAAGGCATTGAGCGGTTTCATGAAGCGGATCGATGGCACTGCGCAAATGTTTAACGTCGCAGATGCGGCGAGTCTCGAGGCGACCGTGAAGGCGCTTTCATAGAGATTGTCTGTCAACGCCATATGTTCTCAAAACTGAATAAATGGAGCGAACGATTATCGCGGAGGACTTCCAGCGGGGATTACATTGCGGAAATTGATGGTCTTCGTTTTCTGGCGATTGGTTCGGTGTTGGTATTCCACCTCATTTTCAGCATGGCCAGCGCATATGGTCGCCAGTTGCAGTCGTGGGAGCAGGGGATTTTCAGTGTGACGTCCCGGAACCCCTTTGGCGTCCAACTGTTTTTTGTCATTAGTGGATTCATATTGGCGATGCCTTTTATCCGGCATTTCGTTGGCGGGGAGAAGCCGGTCAGCATTGTCCGATATTACCTCAGGCGATTGACCCGGTTGGAGCCGCCCTATGTGATAGTGTTAGTCTCACTCTTTGCTGTGTCCTGGTTCTTATTAGATAGCAGAAAAGCGGATGATGATCCCGTCAAGCTCTTAGTACGGCTTTTTTATGGCTATGGATTGGTATATCACCATCCCCCTGAAATCGATGGGGTGACGTGGACGCTTGAAATTGAAGTTCAATTTTACCTGCTAGTACCACTGTTGGTGCAATTGTTTCGTTTCCCGGCGCTCATTCGACGCGGCATACTCGCAGGCGTTGTTTTATTGCTGCCCTGGATTCCAGTCAAAGGGATTTTGTACTTCACCGTGCTGAATAGCCTTGCTTACTTTCTGGGTGGGTTTTTGTTGGCGGACCTCTATCTGGCCACCCTCAAAAAAGAAACTGATGGCAAAGTCATGTATGATTGGGGGGCAGTTGCTGTTTTCGTCCTTGCGCTGAGTCTGCGAATCTCGAACGCCATGCCGCTGCTCATTTTTCTTTTTCTTTTCTTAATGTTCAGGGGACGATTATTACGCCGATGGTTTTCCTATAGACCTGTGTACGTTGTTGGCGGGATGTGTTATTCCATTTACTTGCTGCACTATCCGATCATGTCCATGTTCAGCAGGTGGCTGGCAAAGACGAGACCGCAACTGGCTTTCGGGCCGGCGGTGCTCCTCTCCATGCTGGTTTGCCTGCCAGTCGTCCTCGTGTTTTCAACCTGCTTCTTCGCCTTGATAGAGCGTCCCTGCATGGACTCCCGCTGGCCGAAGAAGTTGCTGGCATGGATGAAAGGGGATCTGGCGGTGGATTTGCGAGCGGAAGCCAAGCCGCCCAAAACATCGCCATAATTCAAAGCGTGGCAGCTCGTTTTGCGGGTGGGTTGGAGGGCGACGGCGTGAACTTTTCTCAACCAGCAAGCCAGAGTGGTTTTCTGCGAAAAAGTTGACACAACACTTTGGGTTGTCAAAAGTCTTTTTAAGGGGAGAATATAAGTATTAGAGAATGAGCAGAAATTCATCGTTCGCCAACTAACAGCCTGTCAAAGATGTACCCATGAGTTCCAGCTTCAAACCCGCCACCACCGGAGACCACAGCGAGCTTGTGCCGAGCGAAGCCGAAATGCGACTCAGGCTAATTTTGGATCACTCCCTCGATATGATGGCTTTTGTGCGCGTGGAACCGGGGCCGGTTTTCCGTGTGGTCTACATCAACGAAAAGTATATGGAGGGTATTGGTCGAAGCGGGTTCGCCCTGACCAAAGAAGATCTGATGAATAAGACTGTGGACGAAGTCCTTCGCAAAATACAAGCCAGCCCGTCACTTACCGAACAAGTCTTATTGAGGTACAGCGAGGCTGCCAGATCGATGCGGCCGCAGCGCTATGAAGAGATCATTGAAACGACCCAGGGCCGGTATTATGGCGAAAGCGTTTTGACGCCCGGTGCGGACAGCTCCGGTGGCTGCGCACTTATTCTTTACACTTCCCGTGAGGTAACCGAGCGCAAACTGGCGGAGAAGAAAATTCAACGGCTTAACCGGCTTTATGCTGTTTCCAGCAGCATCAACCAGGCCATTGTCCGTATCCGCGACACGGGCAAGTTGTATGAGCAGGCATGCCGCATCGCGGTGGAGGAAGGGCTGTTGCGGATGGCGTGGGTAGGATTGCCGGACCCGGCAACCGGCGCCATCAAGCCTGTTTCAAGCTGGGGCTTTAACGATGGCTATACAGATGCCATTACCATTTCCCTGAGCGATATGCCGCCTGAAGGACATGGGCCGGGAGGAAGGGCTTTTCGCAGCGGCATTTGCCATTTCTCCAATGATATTGCCAAAGATACATCTTTTGCTTCCCGTGCAGAGGCATTTAAACGGGGATATCGTTCGTGTGCGGCGTTTCCCTTGAAGGTGGGAGGAATCGTGACAGGTATTCTGGTCATCTATGCGGATCAGGTTGATTACTTCAATGATGAGGAGTTGAGATTGCTTAATGCGCTGGCCGAGAATATTTCGTTTGCGGTGGAGTCATTGGAGAAGGAAATGGAGAGGGGCCGGGTCGAAATGGCGTTGCGGATGAGCGAGGAACAGTATCGCAACGTGTTTGAAACAGTGGCAGAGGGATTGACCATCATTGAACTGGACGGGCGCATAGTGGAGGGGAACCCGGCAGTATGCAAAATGCTTGGTTATACGTGTGATGAATTTGTCCGGCTCAAGCCAGCCGACTTTATTCATCCGGATTCCATGAATTTGTTTTATACTTTCGTGCAGGAGGTGGGTCAGGGAAGGCGGTTCAATTGCGAGGCGAAAGGGGTGCGCAAGGATGGCACCGTGATACCGGTGGAGGTGCAGGGCTCTCCATTTTCTTATCGCGGGCGTCCGCACCTGCTGAGCATTGTGCGTGACGTGAGTGCGCGGCGAACTGCGGAGGAGTCGTTGCGAAAGAATGAAGAGGAGTTGCGGGTTACGTTCGAAAATGCGGCCATCAGCATTGCGCTGGTGAACATGGCTGGACATCCGGTGAAGTGCAATCCGGCGCTGGAGAAGTTTTTGGGTTATTCGGAAAAGGAACTGCGGCGAATGTCCTTTGCGGAATTTACGCATCCCGAAGATGTGGAGGCGGACATGGTTCTTTACCGGGAACTCATGGCAGGCACGCGGGACCATTATGAAATCGAGAAGCGGTTTATTCACAGAAACGGTGAAATAAAATGGGGCAGATTGACGGCGTCATTGGTTCGCGGAGCGGGCCAGGAGCCGCAATACGGGATTGGGATGGTGGAGGACATCACGGAATATAAACGTTCGCGAGCAGAGTTGCGCGAAAGTGAAGACCGTTTCAAACAATTGGCGGAAAATATCCAGGAAGTATTCTGGATGGCGAATACAGTGGAGGCCGAAGTGCTTTATGTCAGCCCGGCGTATGAAGAAATTTGGGGCCGAACGCGCGAGAGTTTATACCAATCCCCAAAGGCATGGATGGAGAATATTCATCCTGAAGATCGTCAGCGGGTGGCTGATGCGGTGGAGAAAAAGCAAGTCATCGGTCAATATGACGAGGAATACCGGATCATTCGTCCCGACGGAGAAATTCGCTGGATATCGGACCGCGGTTTCCCAATCAAGGATGAGACCGGGCACATCTACCGGATAGCGGGTGTGGCACAGGACATCACCCGGCGCAAACAGGCAGAACAGGCCGTTCAAGAAAGCCAGGCAAGACTGCAAGCCATTCTCGATAATAGTCCTAATTTGGTTTTCATGAAGGACCTCGAAGGCCGCTACCTGCTGGTGAACCGGCAGTTCGCAAAATCGTTCCATCTGACTCGCGAACAGATCATTGGCCGAATGGATACGGAGTTTCTGCCGGCAGCTCAGGCGGCCCTGTACCGGGGAAACGATCGGAAGGTGTTGAAGCAGGGTGAATTGATGGAGTTTACCGAAACCATGGAAAACCCGCACCGGATTTCCGTCGTTCACAAATTTCCGCTACGAGATTCTTCGGGAACCATCAAAGCACTTTGCGGGATCGCCACAGACATCACGGAGCGGATACTGGTGGAGGAGCAATTACGACGAAGTGAATCGCTGCTGGGTCATGCGCAACGCATTGCGGGGCTGGGAAGCTGGAGTTATGATTTCGCGACCAGGCTGGTGGAATGGTCGCCAGCAACGCTGGAAATCTTCAGGCTGCAGTCAGGTGAGTTTCCCGGGACGTTGGAGGCATTTTTCGAAATGGTGCATCCGGAGGATCGGCAAGGTTTGATCCGGGCCCAGGAGGAGGCGCTCCGCGGTGGCAAAATGATCGATCAAGAGTATCGCATCGTGCTGCGGGATGGCAGTGTGCGGAATGTGCAGGAGCGGGGCGAGGTGGTATGCGATGAGCATGGAGTGCCGCTCAAGCGTGTGGGTTCGATCCTGGATGTGACGGAGAGCCGGCGCAAGGAACAGTTGCTGCGCGAGCAGGCCGCACTGCTGGACAAGGCGCAGGATGCCATTCTCGTTCGCAACATGAATGATGAAGTGGTTTATTGGAACAAGAGCGCAGAACGCTTGTATGGATATACGATGAGCGAAGCCGCGGGGAGAAAAATCACGGACCTCATTTACAAGGATACAACGATCTTTGATGAGACCAGGCAGGCACTGCTGACGAAGGGGGAATGGCATGGAGAAATAGCACAGGTAACCAAGAGCGGGCGGGAGGTGCTGGTGGAGGCAAGGTGGACGCTGGTGCGTAATGATCAAGGCGAACCACAATCAGTCCTGGCCATCAACACCGATATCACAGAGAAAAAGAAGCTGGAGAACCAGTTCCTGCGGGCACAACGGATGGAAAGCATCGGAACACTTGCCGGCGGCATTGCGCACGACCTGAACAACGTGCTGGCGCCCATCCTGATGTCGTGTGAGTTATTGGAGCACGAATTGAGGGATGCGGAAATTCGCGAAGTTATTTCCAGCATTAAAACCGGTGCTCAAAGGGGTGCGGATCTCGTCCGGCAGGTCTTGTCATTCGCGCGCGGGGTGGAGGGACGCAGGCTGGCATTGCAACCCAGGCATTTAATCCGTGAAATTGAGCAGATCATGGGGGAGACATTCCCCAAATCGATACAGGTCGATGTTTCGCCGGATCCGGAGCTGTGGATGGTCGTGGGGGATCCAACGCAACTGCACCAGGTGTTGCTGAATCTTTGTGTGAATGCGCGGGATGCCATGCCCGCGGGTGGGCAGTTGACTCTCAGTGCCGGGAATGTGTTGCGGGAGGAGAATCAGTTGATGGCAGGGCTAAATTCCCAGGCCACCGCCTACGTGGTGATCAGGGTTGCGGATACCGGAACCGGCATTCCACCGGAGCTACGCGAGAAGATTTTTGATCCCTTCTTCACGACCAAGGAAGTGGGCAAGGGAACAGGTTTGGGGCTTTCGACCACGCTGGCAATTATAAAAAGCCACGACGGATTCATCCACGTTTCCAGCGAACCCGGGCGCGGATCAACGTTCGAAATTTATTTGCCGGCTCAGAAGGCGGCATCAAAGGCGGCGTCATCGCGAAACGAGCCCGAGCTTCCGCGGGGGAACGGCGAGTTGATTCTGCTGGTGGAGGATGAGCCATCGATTCTGAAGATTACCCAGCGGACCCTGGAGGGGTTCGGCTACCGGGTTTTGACGGCTGCGAATGGGGCTGACGCGGTTGGGATATATAGCAAACATGGAAGTGAAGTGGCTGTGGTGGTGACAGACATGATGATGCCGGTGATGGATGGTTCGGCCATGATCCATGCCTTGAGGAGCATGAATCCGCAGGTGAAAGTGATTGCTTCCAGCGGGCTTTCCACGCCGGAGAGCATGCACAGGACCACGGAGATGGGAGTGCCATTTCTGGCCAAACCGTACAAGGCGGAAGCGCTTTTAAGTGCTTTGAGGGAGATGATAGACGGGCGTTAAACGATGGACCCTGGTTGCTGCCCAGCGCGGTTGCTATTTTAAAACCAGCCGGTAGCCGAC is a window encoding:
- a CDS encoding ROK family protein translates to MNKPAALGIDLGGTKTLCVLVDENCRPLKSIKFKTAPEEGCDEFTKNLLNATKSLQKSAEIKKHKLVTIGIGCAGLVDQKKLSIVKSPNLLCLENYPIGKYLQKEHNTEVTIGNDVQAGIYGEFKHGAAVGYKNVLGVFFGTGVGGAAIINGRLYSGSSSMGGQVGGILAQPIGGREAALSHGIVDRIASKASIASEALVMAVKDWAPYLHNKVGTDLAQITWGVLKRAIQHGDHRIEEMLRARMRVVGIALSNIINFLNPDMLVIGGGLAMEMPELVHTELETGLREYLIPEVSEVLKVRLAQLKGDAVALGAASQAWEKWQKHH
- the fabD gene encoding ACP S-malonyltransferase, which produces MSKTALLFAGQGAQVVGMGKDLAEAFPTAKAWFERANAVLGYDLAKICFAGPEADLTKTEHAQPGIFLVSWIAYHLLRERVPGLSFEATAGLSLGEFTALAAAETFGFEDGLKVVRQRGQYMQEACEVTKGGMAAIIGLDEAVTREVCEAVGVELANLNCPGQLVISGEAEKIDQACELAKGKGAKRAMPLSVAGAYHSKLMAGAQPKLQASLAQIQLHDTKVPVISNVTAKPHGRVMDIQMRLVEQVTSSVRWEESMRYLLSQGFTRFIELGPGKALSGFMKRIDGTAQMFNVADAASLEATVKALS
- a CDS encoding HAD family hydrolase, whose translation is MRFLALATDFDGTIAWHGNVADPTIAALQRLKDSGRKIILVTGRELPDLLKVFPTLNIFDYVIAENGALLYHPARKQSRVLATPPPRQFVDLLRERGVHPLSLGRVIVATHESYKEVVQRAIKELNLGLQVILNKGDVMILPANVDKATGLQAALTELHIPPVATVAVGDAENDFAFLRISGCTVAVANALDSLKQRAQFVTKAGHGTGVEELIEMILANDLACALH
- a CDS encoding DUF7133 domain-containing protein, whose translation is MKCPLLYLLLVATLGFCPQSFAADAPAPGFTPYLSPEEEAKTIQLPDGYSLQLVVSDPIIKEPVVSAFDGNGRMFVAEMRTYMQDIDGTDEYSPKGRVSLHWSSKGDGVFDKHTVFIDHLILPRMILPMADGLLVNLTDSNDLWLYRDTNGDGVADKKELFYAGGARGGNLEHQQGGLIWDLDNWIYMSVNAIRLRQEGTNTVREWTASNGGQWGIAQDNYGKLWFVNAGGELGPLHFQEPIVYGAFSANGQFAPGFAEVWPLVGLADVQGGTIRFRPQDNTLNHFTATCGGEIFRGDQLPTDLRGDLLFCEPVGRLIRRAKVEVVDGITRLSNPYEKSEFIRSTDPNFRPVNLTTAPDGTLYIVDMYRGIIQEGNWVKKDSFLRPKVQKYGLEKNFGRGRIWRLVHKDFQPGAASHLLDESPAQLVTHLESPNGWWRDTAQKLLVLRGDKSVAPALTIMAQTSTNHLARIHALWALEGLGALEPALIREKLKDEHPQVRIAAIRTSETLYKRNDKSLVPDIQQLTGDSDPNVVLQVLMTANLLTWPDYTKLIETTLASTSSSGVKEIGNQLLRPSSSSATELTADDKKLMTRGEAVYKELCFSCHGSDGKGMPLQGGKPGATMAPPLAGSKTVNASHEGIIRVVLKGLAGPVAGKTYDAQMVPMESNDDGWIAAVTSYVRNSFGNESSMIYPNEVARVRAELKDRAEPWTIAELNTSLPHRLANRNQWKLTASHGSATAALAIDADLSTRYSTGTQEKPGMWFQIELPEETTITGIELNAGSSVHDFPRGYKVELSNDGQTWGQPVAAGHGTTWMTDISFAPAKTKFIRITQTGRSQHWFWSIHDLEILKPGELVKASASVAKKPATSAFE
- a CDS encoding acyltransferase family protein, with the protein product MFSKLNKWSERLSRRTSSGDYIAEIDGLRFLAIGSVLVFHLIFSMASAYGRQLQSWEQGIFSVTSRNPFGVQLFFVISGFILAMPFIRHFVGGEKPVSIVRYYLRRLTRLEPPYVIVLVSLFAVSWFLLDSRKADDDPVKLLVRLFYGYGLVYHHPPEIDGVTWTLEIEVQFYLLVPLLVQLFRFPALIRRGILAGVVLLLPWIPVKGILYFTVLNSLAYFLGGFLLADLYLATLKKETDGKVMYDWGAVAVFVLALSLRISNAMPLLIFLFLFLMFRGRLLRRWFSYRPVYVVGGMCYSIYLLHYPIMSMFSRWLAKTRPQLAFGPAVLLSMLVCLPVVLVFSTCFFALIERPCMDSRWPKKLLAWMKGDLAVDLRAEAKPPKTSP